One part of the Fusibacter sp. A1 genome encodes these proteins:
- a CDS encoding putative signal transducing protein, with protein sequence MMSEANPTLHEVLVAKFDNDTVAEMLIEILNDNDIPVHTVYKGLGEASLIYLGMNQTGVELYVGEDNVEKAKEIVMQFTNE encoded by the coding sequence ATGATGAGTGAAGCAAATCCAACACTACATGAAGTGCTAGTCGCAAAGTTTGACAACGATACAGTCGCAGAAATGTTAATTGAAATACTTAACGACAACGACATTCCTGTACATACGGTATATAAGGGGCTTGGAGAAGCCAGTCTTATTTATCTGGGAATGAATCAAACCGGTGTCGAACTTTATGTCGGTGAAGACAACGTTGAAAAGGCAAAAGAAATAGTCATGCAGTTTACTAATGAATAA
- a CDS encoding MATE family efflux transporter produces MIKQMFKDKVFISTLLTIGVPVVVQNVISSSLNLLDVVMIGQLGERSISAVGLGNQLFFIFVLLLFGTNSGGAMFVAQFWGKRDLHSIHKTLGVALTISLIGAVVFSVLAIAFPSQVLGLFSKDVGVISLGASYMRIVGWSYLFTAVSFSFAISSRSVGDAKLPMVASVASLITNSILNLVLIFGLLGFPALGVVGAAIATVIARLVEFSIIIGRIFTSDHPLRAKIRDYFDFGRVFAAKILKKSFPVILNEFFWSIGVSLYVAAYARSGTEAYAAVQIAQTVDRIFFVLAFGIGSSAAVMIGNLLGDNKREEAIKYSRYFNMLAVMSGIALGGLLMLTGPLFVKLYNVSDLVRDNAVNIMYVIGFFMTLKICNALQIIGTLRGGGDTTYSLVMEISSVYLIGVPMAFLSTAVWGLPIYICVALVSLEEVTKAVLGFYRLFSDKWANNIIDDLA; encoded by the coding sequence ATGATAAAACAAATGTTTAAAGATAAAGTATTCATTAGCACCCTGCTGACGATAGGAGTTCCCGTTGTGGTTCAGAACGTGATTTCCTCATCCCTCAACCTACTCGATGTGGTCATGATCGGACAGCTTGGCGAGCGCAGCATCAGCGCTGTCGGACTAGGCAATCAGTTGTTCTTCATTTTCGTTCTTCTGCTCTTTGGAACAAACAGCGGAGGAGCGATGTTTGTCGCACAGTTCTGGGGTAAAAGGGATTTACACAGCATACACAAGACCCTGGGCGTCGCGCTGACAATCAGCCTTATCGGGGCCGTCGTGTTTTCGGTGCTGGCCATCGCTTTCCCGAGTCAGGTACTTGGCTTGTTTTCTAAAGACGTCGGTGTGATCTCACTCGGCGCGTCCTATATGCGTATCGTCGGCTGGAGTTACCTCTTCACAGCGGTCAGTTTCAGCTTTGCCATCTCCTCCAGGTCGGTGGGCGATGCCAAGCTTCCCATGGTCGCAAGCGTCGCTTCTCTTATAACAAATTCCATACTGAATCTGGTGCTGATCTTCGGTCTGCTGGGCTTCCCGGCGCTTGGAGTAGTCGGAGCGGCCATTGCGACTGTGATCGCAAGACTTGTCGAGTTCAGCATTATCATCGGACGGATTTTCACAAGCGATCATCCCCTACGTGCGAAGATACGCGATTACTTCGATTTTGGCAGGGTCTTTGCAGCAAAAATACTCAAAAAGTCTTTCCCTGTCATTTTAAATGAATTTTTCTGGTCGATTGGAGTTTCATTGTATGTCGCCGCTTACGCCAGGTCAGGCACCGAGGCATATGCGGCCGTTCAGATCGCGCAGACTGTGGATAGGATCTTTTTCGTACTCGCATTCGGCATCGGAAGCTCCGCTGCCGTGATGATAGGCAATCTTCTTGGCGATAACAAAAGGGAAGAGGCTATCAAGTATTCACGCTATTTCAATATGCTCGCCGTCATGAGCGGTATCGCACTCGGCGGTCTTCTCATGCTCACCGGACCACTCTTTGTAAAGCTATACAACGTTTCGGACCTGGTGCGTGACAACGCCGTCAACATCATGTATGTCATAGGATTTTTCATGACTTTAAAAATCTGCAACGCGCTCCAGATCATCGGTACGCTTAGAGGTGGAGGAGATACGACCTATTCGCTCGTCATGGAGATTTCAAGCGTCTACTTGATCGGAGTTCCTATGGCCTTTCTGTCGACCGCTGTTTGGGGGCTCCCCATCTACATCTGTGTCGCGCTCGTCTCTTTAGAAGAAGTGACAAAAGCCGTCCTCGGATTCTACCGGTTGTTTTCCGACAAATGGGCCAACAATATCATCGACGATCTTGCATAA